TGCGTCATCGAGGTAGATTTCGTCGAATCGGTTGAAGATGACAATGTCGTAGGTTCCCTCTTTTGCTTCGGCAAGGAAGGCGAGGGGGTCTTCCGTCTTGAAAGTGACACGTTCATCCTCCAGCGCTCTGTCGTAACAGCCGAAGATTTTGGCGGCATCGACGATATCGCTGTCGCGCTCCACCACATCGATGCTCACCCTCTTGTGCTTGAGCAGTTCCGCCGCCACCGCACCGTCACCGCCGTCAATGACCAGCACCTTTCGGGGTTCTTCATGGCTGCACATTGCCGTATGCGCCAGCACTTCGTGCCGCATGGCGCTGTCGTGCTCGCAATAGAGCGCCACGTCGTCTTCTACGAGAATCTTTCCGAAAAATCCGGAATCGAGGACGGCGACACCGTCTTGGTCAAAGAGTTTCTCTTTTACTTTGTATTCGTTTTTTACAATATCTACGACTCCCTGAGTCAGCCACATATTCTTTCTCCGTCGGGAAGTTTTGAACGATTGTAGCAAAATCGGTTAAAAGTTTTTTGAAGAAAAAGAGCGCTTCCGAAACAATGGCTCCCCTCTTCAGCCAAAAAAACCTTTCCCCGCCAAAAAGGTGATGAAGATGAGAATCACCATCACCCCGAACCGGTTGATATAGCGTTTGTTGTTGATGAAGATGGCAACGGTCGTTCCCGCAAGCGTGGAGAGAACCAGAATGCCGTAGAGTATGAAAAGCAGCGCCACCCGATCTTCGGGGAATTCGGAACGGGTGGCGTCACCGAGGACGAAAGTCTGCACCGCCACCCAGATAATCCAGAGATAAAGCATGACGGAGAGGGAAAAGAGCCAAAAAAGAAATTGAACTTTGCCGCTTTGTTTCACGTTTGCATCTTTATTGAAGAATGGATTTCATATTATATTCAAAAGCACAAATAAGGAGTCTCAATGAGCGCTTTGGTTGAGTTCGCCATGTTTCCGACCGACAAGGGCGAAAGTGTCAGCGCCTATGTGAGCCGTATCATGAAAGTTTTCAAGGAGCGCGGCATCGATTTTCAGCTCACGCCCATGGGCACGATTTTCGAATGCGAGAGTGTCGAAGAGGCGACCCGTCTCATCAATCTGGCCTATTCGGTTCTAGAACCCGACTGCAACCGGGTCTATACGACGATCAAAATGGATATCCGCAAAGGAAAATCGGGACGGATGAGGCAGAAAATCGCATCGATCAACCAACATCTTTCCCGCGATGAGTTGTGATATAATTTTGCAAAATTTTATCCTTCGGAGGGAATGGTATGTGCGCGGAAAGAGTTCAAAGAATTTTGACGGCGATCATGCTGGGACTCGCCCTGATGTTTCTGGCCCAGGGCGCTGCCGGCAATGCGCTTTCGCTTAAAATCGGTGTGGCGCTGCAGCTTTTCATCATCCTGATGATGCTGGTGTGGGCATTCACCAATTTCTGTCCCTCACTTTGGTTCTTCAACAAGATATTCGGACCGTGCGACTGGAACAAACAAAAGAGTGACAAATGAGCAGAGTCAGCTATAAGGATGCCGGTGTCGATATCGATGCGGGCAACGCCTTCGTCGAAGCGATCAAACCCGCCGTCAAATCGACATTCGATGCCAACGTGATCGGCGGGATCGGCTCCTTTGCCGGCGCCTACGCGGTCCCGAAAGGGTACAAAGAGCCCGTCATGCTGGCTGCCACCGACGGCGTCGGAACAAAACTCAAGCTCGCGATAGAGAGCGGCAGGCTCGACACCGTCGGCATAGACCTGGTCGCCATGTGTGTCAACGACCTCATCTGCAATTTCGGAACCCCTCTCTTTTTTCTCGATTACTACGCGACGGGCAGACTCGATGTCAACGACGCCAAAGCGGTCGTGGAGGGAATCGCGGAAGGGTGCCGCCAGAGCGAATGCGCCCTCATCGGCGGTGAGACGGCGGAGATGCCCGGAATGTACAGCGACAGCGATTTCGACCTGGCCGGTTTCTCCGTCGGCATCGCCGAAAAGGGGGAGATGAACCGCCTCGAACATGTCAGGGAGGGGGATGTCCTGGTTGCCCTTCCAAGCAGCGGCATCCACTCCAACGGTTTCTCGCTGGTGCGCAAACTGCTCTTCGAAAAGCTGGGGATGAGTTTCGACGATCCGTTCGACGGCAAACCGCTTATCGAAACGTTGCTGACGCCGACACGTATCTATGTGAGGACCTTCAAGGCGCTGAAGAAGAAAATCAATGCCCTTGCCCACATTACCGGCGGCGGTCTTGTCGAAAACCTCCCCCGCGTCCTTCCCGACAATATGCACGCCGTGATCGAAATCGAGAAGATTCGCACCCTGCCCATCTTCGAGCTAATCGGACAGCATGTCGCAAAAGAGGAGATGTTCCGCACTTTCAATATGGGAGTGGGGATGGTGCTGGTGGTCAGTCCCGACAATGTCGACGATGTCCTCGCCCAAAGCGACGGTTATGTCATCGGGTCTCTCAAGCTCGGTGAAAAGGGTGTGACCCTCTTTTGATCTACACCCTCTCCAAACTCTTCGGTGCCCTCTTCCTGCCGCCGGGCGTCTTCATCCTCGTGCTGGTCCTTGCGGCCCTTCTCGCCAGGCGTTGGCGCCCCTTTTTCGCCACATCTGCCGCGCTCTTCTATCTGTTGAGTCTCGAGCCTGTCGGGCACGCCCTGCTGGAACCGCTGGAGGCGCCCTATCGGAAAGTGCAGCTTCCCGCCGATGCCGATGCCGTCGTCATGCTGGGTGGCGGAAAGATTGAAGAGAGTCCAAACTTCCCGCTCAAAACGCTGGCGTTCAAACGTGCCGTCTACGCTCTGATTGTCGCCAAAAAACTCGATCTGCCACTCATTGTCAGCGGCGGCGGACTGCACGGCTACACGGAGGGCGACGCTTTCCTCGATACACTTAAGGATCTCGGACCCATTCTGGCCACCCAACCTCCGCGCATAGAGGCCTACGAAAAACGGTTCGCCATTCTGCCGGAAAAGAGGAGTCTCGATACCTACCAGAATGTCCTCTACACCCGGCAGCTTCTTCCCCCATCACCCAAAGTTGTTGTCGTCACATCGGCCTCGCATATGAGGCGCGCCCTGATGATTTTCGCCCATTTCGGCATCGATGCGGTTCCGGCCGCCACGGATTTCCACGTCTCGAAAGAGCCTTGGGACGGATACGACTTACTTCCGCAAATCGACGCCCTGTATAACAGCTGCCGGGCGCTTCACGAATATTTCGGGATTGTCAAAATTTCGCTAAGAGATGCGGCAGAAACGAAATGAAGCCGCAGAGGTTAAGCGAAGCGGGTGGTGTTTTCTCGTAAAATTTCGATTTTCTGAAATGGAATGTCTGTGACAGGATGGCGCGGTGGACGGGACTCGAACCCGCGACCTCCGCCGTGACAGGGCGGCATTCTAACCAACTGAACTACCACCGCACCATGAAGAAGAAAGTGGTGACCCGTGTTGGATTCGAACCAACGGCCCATTCCTTAAAAGGGAATTGCTCTACCAGCTGAGCTAACGGGTCAACCGGGACCGAAATTATACTCTCTTTTCTTTAAATTCCGTTTAGAATTCGTTCCCGTGACAGAAGCGGCTTCGCAATGGAGCCTAAAATTTTACGATGAAGCGGTTTTTGCCATCTTCGTAGCGGTATTCGAAGCCAAAGCCATGGGCTTTTGCGATCATGTCGACAATATAAAGTCCCAGCCCCAGTCCACTGATCGCATCGCTTCCTTGCGTATAGGGCTGAATGTAATACGCCAGGGAATGGGGGAGTTTCTTGCCGCGGTTTTCCACGATGATCGCCTCCTCGTCGGCGATGAGACGGAAGGTTTTGTCGGGCGAGTATTTGATCGCGTTGTCAATGAGGTTCTTCAGGGCGATGCTGAGCAGCTTGAAATCCCCCTCGATGCGTGCGGGCTTGATATCGTAGCTGCCCTTCTCCTTTTCGATCATGGCCAGGTCGATCGCCTGATCCACCAGATCCTGCATGACGATGGGTCGGAGGCTAAGGGGAAATTTCCCGCTGCTGAGCTGCTCGATTGTCCCGAATTCGCTGATGGTGCTGTCAAGACGCATGAATATGCGCTCCAGCCGCTCCTTCTGCTTGCATTCGGGCAGCATCTGGACTGTCAAAAGCCCTTTGGTCAGGGGGGTTTTGAGTTCGTGCATGATGTTTCGGATAAAGAGATTGCGGGAGCTGATGAGCAGGCGGATGCGACCGATCGCTTCGTCGATGGCCTGGGAAACCTGGGCGATTTCGTCGCTCCCGTCGATCCGGCAGTGAATCTCGAGCTCCCCCTCCCCGAATTTCCTGATACACCGCTGCAGGTATTTGAGAGGCCGCAGTTTGAACCAGATGGCCCAGAAAATCAGAAGCATGATGAAAGCGGTGACTCCGAAATAGACCCAGACGACAAGCGGGTCGTAGGGCCTGAATTTCAGATCCTCGAACAGGATCAGCTTGCCGCGGGCATTGATCAGCACATAGATGTGATCGCCTTTTTTTAGCATATCGATAAACCCGGAGGGTGTCGGCTGCCGCCCCAGGAGTCTGGCGCCCATCAGCAGCGCTTTCCCCTCTTCCCTGTCGAGAATCCATTTCATACCGTACTTCCTGGATGTTTCCGCAATTTTGTCGGCTGTATCCCCGCGCTCGATGCGCAGAAGAATATTCTGGGCGAAGAGGATATTGCGCTGTACCACCATCTGGTTGTGGCGAAACCGGTCGTTGATGCTGTAGAAGTAGAAGGCGGTTCCGGCGGCGAGAAAGGCGATCGCGAAGATCGCGGCGATGAAGACGAAGATCGATACGCGGCGAAGCGGCTGTCTCATGGTGTCAGGCGGTACCCAAGGCCACGCACGGAGCGTATGAAACGGGGGTGCTTGGGATTGTCGCCCAGCTTATGGCGTATGCGGCTGATGATCACGTCGATACTTTTTAGGGAGCTCTCTTCATGGACCGCATCGACATTGTAGATAAGGTCTTCGCGGGAGACCACTTCGTTGGCGTGTTCGAGCAGATAGGCCAAAATGCCGTACTCCGCCGCCGTGAGATTGAGCGGCTCGCCATAGAGATAGATCATCTTCGTCGATTCGTCGAGATAGAGGTCGGCGCGCTGGCTTTCATGCTCGCTTTTGTCACGTCCGATACGGCGCAGAATCGTTTTGATGCGCGCCACCAGCTCCCTGGGGTCGTAGGGTTTGGGCAGATAGTCGTCCGCACCTTTCTCCAAACCGACGATCTTGTCGGTAATGTCGCTGCGTGCGGAGGAGATGATGATGGGCACATTGGTCTTTTTCCGAATCTCTTCGCACACCTCCAGCCCATCCATCCCCGGCAGGGTCAGGTC
This genomic interval from Hydrogenimonas urashimensis contains the following:
- a CDS encoding ArsS family sensor histidine kinase gives rise to the protein MRQPLRRVSIFVFIAAIFAIAFLAAGTAFYFYSINDRFRHNQMVVQRNILFAQNILLRIERGDTADKIAETSRKYGMKWILDREEGKALLMGARLLGRQPTPSGFIDMLKKGDHIYVLINARGKLILFEDLKFRPYDPLVVWVYFGVTAFIMLLIFWAIWFKLRPLKYLQRCIRKFGEGELEIHCRIDGSDEIAQVSQAIDEAIGRIRLLISSRNLFIRNIMHELKTPLTKGLLTVQMLPECKQKERLERIFMRLDSTISEFGTIEQLSSGKFPLSLRPIVMQDLVDQAIDLAMIEKEKGSYDIKPARIEGDFKLLSIALKNLIDNAIKYSPDKTFRLIADEEAIIVENRGKKLPHSLAYYIQPYTQGSDAISGLGLGLYIVDMIAKAHGFGFEYRYEDGKNRFIVKF
- a CDS encoding phosphoribosylaminoimidazole synthetase, which produces MCAERVQRILTAIMLGLALMFLAQGAAGNALSLKIGVALQLFIILMMLVWAFTNFCPSLWFFNKIFGPCDWNKQKSDK
- a CDS encoding YdcF family protein, with amino-acid sequence MIYTLSKLFGALFLPPGVFILVLVLAALLARRWRPFFATSAALFYLLSLEPVGHALLEPLEAPYRKVQLPADADAVVMLGGGKIEESPNFPLKTLAFKRAVYALIVAKKLDLPLIVSGGGLHGYTEGDAFLDTLKDLGPILATQPPRIEAYEKRFAILPEKRSLDTYQNVLYTRQLLPPSPKVVVVTSASHMRRALMIFAHFGIDAVPAATDFHVSKEPWDGYDLLPQIDALYNSCRALHEYFGIVKISLRDAAETK
- a CDS encoding spermidine synthase, coding for MWLTQGVVDIVKNEYKVKEKLFDQDGVAVLDSGFFGKILVEDDVALYCEHDSAMRHEVLAHTAMCSHEEPRKVLVIDGGDGAVAAELLKHKRVSIDVVERDSDIVDAAKIFGCYDRALEDERVTFKTEDPLAFLAEAKEGTYDIVIFNRFDEIYLDDAAVMAQTNRVLTQKGLVVMDASSQLFDMAGHKSVLAALGREFKIVMPFRYTSMVRTGGEQWFALGSKFFHPTADINLQRADLTDGFTWYNSDLHIAQFALSTGTFELLKEYIKR
- a CDS encoding MTH1187 family thiamine-binding protein, which gives rise to MSALVEFAMFPTDKGESVSAYVSRIMKVFKERGIDFQLTPMGTIFECESVEEATRLINLAYSVLEPDCNRVYTTIKMDIRKGKSGRMRQKIASINQHLSRDEL
- the purM gene encoding phosphoribosylformylglycinamidine cyclo-ligase codes for the protein MSRVSYKDAGVDIDAGNAFVEAIKPAVKSTFDANVIGGIGSFAGAYAVPKGYKEPVMLAATDGVGTKLKLAIESGRLDTVGIDLVAMCVNDLICNFGTPLFFLDYYATGRLDVNDAKAVVEGIAEGCRQSECALIGGETAEMPGMYSDSDFDLAGFSVGIAEKGEMNRLEHVREGDVLVALPSSGIHSNGFSLVRKLLFEKLGMSFDDPFDGKPLIETLLTPTRIYVRTFKALKKKINALAHITGGGLVENLPRVLPDNMHAVIEIEKIRTLPIFELIGQHVAKEEMFRTFNMGVGMVLVVSPDNVDDVLAQSDGYVIGSLKLGEKGVTLF
- a CDS encoding response regulator transcription factor yields the protein MVKVLMIEDDEELAEILTEYLQRFNIEVTSVPDPFLGLSALETEHFDLVILDLTLPGMDGLEVCEEIRKKTNVPIIISSARSDITDKIVGLEKGADDYLPKPYDPRELVARIKTILRRIGRDKSEHESQRADLYLDESTKMIYLYGEPLNLTAAEYGILAYLLEHANEVVSREDLIYNVDAVHEESSLKSIDVIISRIRHKLGDNPKHPRFIRSVRGLGYRLTP